A region from the Paraurantiacibacter namhicola genome encodes:
- a CDS encoding DUF11 domain-containing protein translates to MKRTRQFLGAVSSFALVTMMASPAMAAGTGAGETIENTVSVSFSVGGVEQTAETATDEFTVDRKIDVTVAAVGASPNVSANQDGVVRQFTVTNLSNDTVGFDLTATQPGTPAYTFENVVIFVDADGDGAYDVGEEIDFIDSLAPDATFDVWVAFDIPATATDGQSTDIILTANAFEAGTGTIGAEIEDTATANDKNGIDTVLADGDGVADNEFEGDFSAAHTVEVDAADVTVVKTSRVVWDPVNLATDPYAIPGARVEYCIQVSNATGAATATGITVSDTLPAEVSFYPDAYGTTGDVKVNGTVDGSGVCSGGTEVDGYTTASTAVSEALDDVAGGETKTLYFTVTID, encoded by the coding sequence ATGAAACGCACAAGGCAATTTCTTGGCGCGGTCAGTTCCTTCGCATTGGTGACCATGATGGCATCACCTGCGATGGCGGCTGGTACCGGTGCCGGGGAAACAATCGAAAATACCGTGTCCGTCTCGTTCAGCGTAGGCGGCGTGGAACAGACTGCGGAGACGGCAACCGACGAGTTCACCGTCGACCGCAAGATCGACGTGACTGTTGCAGCCGTCGGCGCATCGCCGAACGTGTCGGCCAACCAGGACGGCGTCGTCCGCCAGTTCACCGTTACCAACCTGTCCAACGACACGGTGGGTTTCGACCTGACGGCAACGCAGCCCGGCACGCCGGCCTACACCTTCGAAAACGTCGTCATCTTCGTCGACGCCGACGGTGACGGCGCATATGACGTTGGTGAGGAAATCGACTTCATCGATTCCCTGGCTCCGGATGCGACGTTCGACGTGTGGGTTGCCTTCGACATCCCGGCAACCGCCACGGATGGCCAGTCGACCGACATCATCCTGACGGCCAATGCCTTCGAAGCAGGGACCGGCACGATCGGCGCCGAAATCGAAGATACGGCAACTGCCAATGACAAGAACGGCATCGACACCGTGCTTGCCGACGGTGACGGTGTTGCCGACAACGAATTCGAAGGCGACTTCTCCGCCGCGCACACCGTTGAGGTGGACGCAGCAGACGTCACGGTCGTGAAGACCAGCCGTGTCGTGTGGGACCCGGTCAACCTTGCAACCGACCCCTACGCCATTCCCGGCGCACGGGTGGAATACTGCATCCAGGTGTCCAATGCCACGGGTGCGGCAACTGCCACCGGCATCACGGTCAGCGATACGCTGCCTGCCGAAGTGAGCTTCTATCCCGATGCCTACGGCACCACGGGCGATGTGAAGGTCAACGGTACGGTCGATGGCTCGGGCGTCTGCTCGGGCGGTACTGAAGTCGATGGCTACACCACCGCAAGCACGGCGGTCAGCGAAGCGCTGGACGATGTCGCGGGCGGTGAAACGAAGACGCTCTACTTCACAGTCACGATCGACTGA
- a CDS encoding DUF11 domain-containing protein codes for MAAMLFGVLLPSLVSAGPANAQTIVNVANATWTDDGRQYDTRSNRVELTVEERQPEIRAFVPGPGPVLAITAPFCAGNSNSRAGGSGGAVTNIPATPTQSLRAGQELLFTVSLPSANRDPAVADSLEVVLTAPSGDRETLTIYETGPNTGLFAGSIATRRIPPAARPGDCVLSLLDGDVVTIGAVRPGGADVVLQTQVTVLADPFGVVFDSETGEPVSGAVVTLIDAVTGQPARVFAEDGVTPWPSTVISGQPITDAAGNVYPMPPGEYWFPLTDLGSYIIRIEPPAPYTAPSAQTPDQIALIRRPDGRSFVISDASYGGIFQLVDPTPVQIDIPLDRPGVSVTITKQASRRQAQPGDAVFYTVTVRNPDTGRAKRDVTVTDTPSPWLRPRMDSVRIDGAAAPGALSIAADNRSLVFALGDIPAGGQRRITYAMTVRADAPQGHAENEAEAVDSLGRSARTSASVEIQRDIIAGRMTIIGRITAGPCTQEEARIGIPGVRVMLEDGSFAITDYEGRYHFDGVIPGTHVVQASPMTLPEGGKFVDCTRSTRSAGSENSHFAIGQGGSLVVVDFHAAVPEAALADARLDAPEPAGTIALEEGAGETAHAAPQPMDWIGLGDGPDGWLAPAVDANPRAPAVRVAIRHRRDYSVRLLVDGRPVEPLSYDGMQKSPDAGFAVSMWRGVPLADERTVLTAEILDADGTVLSRSDRVVHFTNLPARVELLPAQSSLVADGRTRPVLAIRVLDRNGRPLRQGVSGEFTLNAPYESAEQVTRQQLSQLTRQGPSAARWTVQDDTGLALIELAPTMTSGSLQLTFRFDDGEVSREQQLDAWIAPGDLEWTVVGLAEGSIGARTVSEGMGRETNPASDLGDEARIAFYAKGPVADGLLVTFAYDSAKDEGDQRLLGTLDPQAYYTVFADASVRQFDAASRSKFYARIEGALFNVQYGDFETGFDETRLARYHRVATGLSGEARLGQLGVQAFGAKTGTRFQRDEIQGQGISGPYRLGSRAIVPNSESVVIETRDRFRSELVVERRELSRFVDYDIDFLSGTITFKQPVLSRDFDLNPQFIVIDYETDTLRGGQTNAGIRVDWTDAADTIRIGATAITDKGDGPRTEIGAVDLRARIGTATEVRAELAASHRDGDTATAWLAEVRHQSGNLDLLAYVQSVEADYGVGQQSGAELGRRKFGVDARMRLGERFSLLGSAWQDDSLTDNARRRAARIELGYSAQSSDLRVGIAHFDDRLADGSRNRSTVLEAGATQRLFHGKLEVSASTSMPLGSTESVDLPLRHRVGARFAVTNNVRVLADYEYADGNGYNASTLRGGFEIAPWRGGQVVTTIGKQDIAERGERSFAAFGLAQTLQVSPSLSLDFTFDSNWTIDGKPALEDLVNPDQPASSGGQFGPGGALFEDFTAVTLGGSWREGPWSATARAEYRDGEFANRYGITVGAIRQLGDGSVLGSGLTWTRAKGANGASTEVTDIALAWAHRPAESEFAFLSKIEYRSDSVTGAVLGETGPAGRTALLVDGDAASRRLIGSISTNWSPEGFDDEDGLYRRSEFGLFLGARYNFDRMGDFDLSSTAVLAGLDARFGIGERIELGGMATVRANLDDDTVSYAIGPQIGFVPADDVLLTVGYNFTGFRDPDFSGMRHTDEGFYASVRIKFDADSFSFLGLGE; via the coding sequence ATGGCGGCAATGCTCTTCGGGGTGTTGCTGCCATCACTCGTGTCTGCCGGGCCCGCAAATGCGCAGACTATCGTCAATGTCGCCAATGCGACATGGACGGATGATGGCCGCCAGTACGACACCCGGTCCAACCGGGTCGAACTGACGGTCGAGGAACGGCAACCGGAAATCCGCGCGTTCGTACCCGGGCCGGGTCCGGTTCTCGCCATTACTGCTCCATTCTGCGCCGGGAATTCCAATTCCCGCGCAGGTGGCAGCGGCGGCGCCGTCACCAATATACCGGCAACACCAACACAAAGCCTGCGTGCCGGGCAGGAATTGCTGTTCACCGTCTCCCTCCCCTCGGCCAATCGCGATCCGGCGGTGGCAGACAGCCTGGAGGTCGTGCTGACCGCGCCTTCGGGTGACCGGGAAACCCTGACAATCTACGAGACGGGGCCGAATACCGGCCTTTTTGCAGGTAGCATCGCAACGCGCCGCATCCCGCCTGCAGCGCGGCCGGGTGACTGCGTGCTCAGCCTGCTTGACGGGGACGTGGTCACCATCGGTGCTGTCCGCCCGGGCGGCGCGGATGTCGTGCTGCAAACGCAGGTTACCGTGCTGGCCGATCCCTTCGGCGTGGTGTTTGACAGCGAAACGGGCGAGCCTGTTTCGGGCGCCGTCGTCACGCTGATCGATGCCGTAACCGGCCAGCCTGCAAGGGTTTTTGCCGAAGACGGCGTCACGCCCTGGCCCTCGACCGTCATCTCCGGCCAGCCGATCACCGATGCGGCAGGCAATGTCTATCCGATGCCGCCGGGCGAATACTGGTTCCCGCTGACGGACCTGGGATCCTACATCATCCGGATAGAGCCGCCTGCGCCCTATACCGCACCTTCCGCGCAAACGCCGGACCAGATCGCGCTGATCCGCCGTCCGGACGGCCGATCTTTCGTGATTTCGGATGCATCTTATGGCGGCATCTTCCAACTGGTGGACCCGACACCTGTCCAGATCGACATACCGCTGGATCGCCCCGGCGTATCCGTGACCATCACGAAGCAGGCTTCGCGCCGCCAGGCCCAGCCGGGCGATGCGGTGTTCTACACCGTGACCGTGCGCAACCCGGACACGGGCCGCGCAAAGCGCGATGTCACCGTGACGGACACGCCCTCCCCCTGGCTGCGCCCGCGCATGGACTCCGTGCGCATCGACGGTGCCGCTGCGCCGGGCGCCCTGTCCATCGCGGCGGACAATCGCAGCCTGGTGTTCGCGCTGGGCGATATCCCGGCAGGCGGGCAGCGCCGCATCACCTACGCCATGACCGTGCGGGCCGACGCGCCGCAGGGCCATGCAGAGAACGAAGCCGAAGCCGTCGATTCGCTCGGCCGCTCCGCCCGCACCAGCGCCTCGGTGGAGATCCAGCGCGACATCATCGCGGGCCGCATGACGATCATCGGCCGGATCACCGCCGGCCCCTGCACGCAGGAAGAGGCCCGCATCGGCATCCCCGGCGTGCGCGTGATGCTGGAAGACGGCAGCTTCGCCATCACCGATTACGAAGGCCGCTACCACTTCGACGGCGTCATCCCCGGCACGCATGTGGTGCAGGCAAGCCCGATGACCCTGCCCGAAGGCGGCAAATTCGTCGATTGCACGCGCTCTACGCGCAGCGCCGGCAGCGAGAACTCGCACTTTGCCATCGGCCAGGGCGGATCGCTGGTGGTCGTGGACTTCCACGCCGCCGTGCCGGAAGCTGCCCTTGCTGACGCGCGCCTCGATGCGCCGGAGCCTGCCGGCACCATCGCGCTGGAGGAAGGCGCTGGCGAAACCGCGCACGCTGCGCCGCAGCCGATGGACTGGATCGGCCTGGGCGACGGGCCGGACGGCTGGCTTGCCCCCGCAGTGGATGCCAACCCCCGTGCGCCTGCGGTTCGCGTGGCAATCCGTCATCGCCGCGACTATAGCGTTCGCCTGCTTGTGGACGGCCGCCCGGTGGAGCCGCTGTCCTACGACGGGATGCAGAAGTCGCCGGATGCAGGCTTTGCCGTCAGCATGTGGCGCGGCGTCCCGCTGGCGGACGAGCGCACTGTCCTGACGGCTGAAATCCTCGATGCAGACGGCACGGTCCTGTCCCGCAGCGACCGCGTGGTGCACTTCACCAACCTGCCCGCCCGCGTGGAGCTCCTCCCCGCGCAGTCCAGCCTTGTCGCCGATGGCCGCACGCGCCCGGTGCTGGCGATCCGCGTGCTGGACCGCAACGGCCGCCCGCTGCGCCAGGGCGTGTCGGGCGAATTCACGCTGAACGCACCCTATGAAAGCGCCGAGCAGGTGACCCGCCAGCAGCTGAGCCAGCTCACCCGGCAGGGCCCCTCCGCCGCGCGCTGGACGGTGCAGGACGATACCGGCCTGGCGCTGATCGAGCTTGCCCCCACCATGACCAGCGGTTCGCTGCAGCTGACTTTCCGTTTCGACGACGGCGAGGTCTCGCGCGAGCAGCAGCTGGATGCATGGATTGCCCCGGGCGATCTGGAATGGACCGTGGTCGGCCTGGCCGAAGGCTCCATCGGTGCGCGCACCGTGTCAGAGGGCATGGGCCGCGAGACCAATCCCGCCAGCGACCTGGGCGACGAAGCGCGCATCGCCTTCTATGCCAAGGGTCCGGTGGCCGATGGCCTCCTCGTCACCTTTGCCTATGACAGCGCGAAGGACGAAGGCGACCAGCGCCTGCTGGGCACGCTGGACCCGCAGGCCTATTACACGGTTTTCGCCGATGCCTCCGTGCGCCAGTTCGACGCCGCATCGCGCAGCAAGTTCTACGCCCGCATCGAAGGCGCGCTGTTCAACGTGCAGTATGGCGACTTCGAGACCGGCTTCGACGAGACGCGCCTGGCCCGTTATCACCGCGTCGCAACCGGCCTTTCCGGCGAGGCCCGCCTGGGCCAACTGGGCGTGCAGGCCTTCGGCGCGAAGACCGGCACCCGCTTCCAGCGCGACGAGATCCAGGGCCAAGGCATTTCCGGCCCCTATCGCCTCGGCAGCCGGGCCATCGTTCCCAATAGCGAGAGCGTCGTCATCGAAACGCGCGACCGCTTCCGCTCCGAGCTGGTCGTCGAGCGCCGCGAGCTGAGCCGCTTCGTCGATTACGATATCGACTTCCTGTCCGGCACCATCACTTTCAAGCAGCCGGTGCTGAGCCGCGACTTCGACCTGAACCCGCAGTTCATCGTGATCGATTACGAGACCGACACGCTGCGCGGCGGGCAGACCAATGCCGGTATCCGCGTCGACTGGACCGATGCCGCGGACACGATCCGCATCGGCGCCACCGCCATCACCGACAAGGGCGATGGCCCGCGCACCGAAATCGGCGCCGTGGACCTGCGTGCCCGCATCGGAACGGCCACGGAAGTGCGCGCAGAACTCGCCGCAAGCCACCGCGATGGCGACACGGCAACCGCATGGCTGGCCGAAGTCCGCCACCAGTCCGGCAATCTCGACCTGTTGGCTTATGTCCAGTCGGTTGAGGCCGACTACGGCGTTGGCCAGCAAAGCGGCGCGGAACTGGGCCGCCGCAAGTTCGGCGTGGATGCCCGCATGCGCCTTGGCGAGCGATTCAGCCTGCTGGGCAGCGCATGGCAGGATGACAGCCTGACCGACAATGCCCGCCGCCGCGCCGCCCGCATCGAGCTCGGCTATTCCGCGCAGTCGAGCGACCTGCGCGTCGGCATCGCACATTTTGACGACCGCCTTGCCGACGGCAGCCGCAACCGCTCCACCGTGCTGGAAGCGGGCGCCACGCAGCGCCTGTTCCACGGCAAGCTGGAAGTCAGCGCCAGCACCTCCATGCCGCTCGGCTCGACCGAAAGCGTGGACCTGCCGCTGCGCCACCGCGTGGGCGCGCGCTTCGCGGTGACCAACAACGTGCGCGTGCTGGCTGATTACGAATACGCCGATGGCAATGGGTACAATGCAAGCACGCTGCGCGGCGGGTTCGAGATTGCCCCGTGGCGCGGCGGGCAGGTGGTCACCACCATCGGGAAGCAGGACATTGCCGAGCGCGGCGAGCGCAGCTTCGCCGCATTCGGGCTCGCCCAGACCCTGCAGGTCAGCCCTTCCCTGTCGCTGGATTTCACCTTTGACAGCAATTGGACGATCGACGGCAAGCCCGCGCTGGAAGACCTGGTCAATCCCGACCAGCCCGCCTCCAGCGGTGGCCAATTCGGCCCCGGCGGCGCGCTGTTCGAGGACTTCACCGCAGTCACCCTGGGCGGATCCTGGCGCGAAGGCCCGTGGAGCGCCACGGCACGCGCCGAATATCGCGACGGTGAATTTGCCAATCGTTACGGCATCACGGTCGGCGCAATCCGCCAACTGGGCGATGGCAGCGTGCTGGGTTCGGGCCTCACCTGGACCCGCGCGAAGGGCGCGAATGGCGCATCGACCGAAGTGACCGACATTGCGCTGGCATGGGCGCATCGCCCGGCCGAGTCCGAATTCGCGTTCCTCAGCAAGATCGAATATCGCAGCGACAGCGTCACCGGCGCCGTTCTGGGCGAAACCGGCCCCGCGGGCCGCACCGCGCTGCTCGTGGACGGCGATGCCGCCTCGCGCCGCCTGATTGGCAGCATTTCCACCAACTGGTCGCCCGAAGGCTTTGACGATGAGGACGGCCTGTATCGCCGCAGCGAGTTCGGCCTGTTCTTGGGCGCGCGCTACAATTTCGACCGCATGGGCGATTTCGACCTGTCGAGCACGGCTGTGCTGGCCGGTCTCGACGCGCGCTTCGGCATCGGCGAACGTATCGAACTGGGCGGCATGGCAACCGTGCGCGCCAACCTTGATGACGACACCGTCAGCTATGCCATCGGCCCGCAGATCGGCTTCGTGCCGGCAGACGATGTGCTGCTGACCGTGGGCTACAACTTCACGGGCTTTCGCGACCCCGATTTTTCCGGCATGCGCCATACCGATGAGGGGTTCTACGCCAGCGTGCGCATCAAGTTTGATGCCGACAGTTTCTCGTTCCTGGGGCTAGGCGAATGA
- a CDS encoding DUF11 domain-containing protein, with translation MTRALIPLSLLLSVSLSQPALAEGVGAGTVISNTAQASYTGPDGTTVVDSNTVDLSVDELLDVTVTSLDSGPQAAAPGQAVLTFEITNTGNGPEAFTLTANPVVAGNDFDTTVDAIAVDTNGNGTYDEGIDEILTGPATTDVLAADEPVTVFVIVTVPGDVLDTEETTVELTATAVTGSGTPGTVFAGQGESGVDAVVGATGAAATASGSLVVGITTVSLIKTADVADPFGGNTVVPGAVVTYTITANVTGSGSLSDLQVTDAFPAGTSYAPGTITLDAAPLTDASGDDAGEADASGITVDLGTVSGGTSPVVTFQVVIQ, from the coding sequence ATGACACGTGCACTCATTCCCCTCTCGCTGCTTCTCAGCGTATCGCTTTCCCAGCCCGCCCTTGCAGAAGGCGTGGGTGCAGGGACCGTCATCTCCAACACGGCCCAGGCCAGCTACACCGGCCCAGATGGGACCACGGTGGTGGACTCCAACACCGTCGATCTCAGCGTGGACGAATTGCTGGATGTCACCGTCACCTCGCTGGACTCCGGTCCGCAGGCAGCTGCGCCCGGGCAGGCCGTGCTGACGTTCGAAATCACGAACACGGGCAATGGTCCGGAAGCGTTCACGCTGACGGCCAATCCCGTGGTCGCAGGCAATGACTTCGACACCACGGTCGATGCCATCGCAGTCGATACCAACGGCAACGGCACATATGACGAGGGGATCGACGAGATCCTGACCGGCCCGGCGACAACCGATGTGCTGGCCGCCGATGAGCCCGTCACTGTATTCGTGATCGTGACCGTCCCCGGCGACGTGCTGGACACGGAAGAAACCACTGTCGAGCTGACGGCAACTGCCGTGACCGGCAGCGGCACGCCCGGCACCGTGTTCGCGGGCCAAGGCGAGAGCGGGGTCGATGCCGTGGTCGGTGCCACCGGCGCGGCAGCCACGGCCAGCGGATCGCTGGTTGTCGGCATCACGACGGTCAGCCTGATCAAGACCGCCGATGTGGCCGACCCGTTCGGCGGCAATACCGTCGTCCCCGGCGCGGTCGTCACTTACACGATCACCGCCAATGTCACCGGCAGCGGTTCGCTTTCGGACCTGCAGGTGACGGACGCCTTCCCTGCCGGGACGAGCTACGCGCCCGGCACCATCACCCTTGATGCAGCCCCCCTGACCGACGCGTCCGGCGACGATGCCGGCGAGGCGGATGCAAGCGGCATCACCGTGGACCTTGGAACCGTGAGCGGCGGCACCAGCCCCGTCGTCACCTTCCAGGTCGTCATCCAGTAA